Proteins found in one Malassezia vespertilionis chromosome 5, complete sequence genomic segment:
- the MSD1 gene encoding aspartate--tRNA ligase (COG:J; BUSCO:EOG09261Q18; EggNog:ENOG503NUX2), with product MRLPRQVSKQLAFVPLQDASGTIQLKLSGDDSVLEAMRSTPLESVISVRGTVQARADAVKNAKMRTGDVEVHVTDWQLLNAAEAALPFYPTQCHDTNLPKESLRARYRYLDLRRVALAENIRRRSRVAHAARCFLHSRYFTEIETPVLLRSTPEGAREFLSPTRVPQGTPPSFYALQQSPQQPKQLLMASGVTDRYFQFAKCFRDEDGRKDRQPEFTQIDVEMSFVAGADAAPWRIGGAEVRDTVEGLVHAMWDAAEMQERLPHSFPVYTYTQVMSTYGSDKPDLRFGLSIAEAARDLEAEQALDLLVLPHTTLADGSTLKLSAREISALLQRKDGTRSEIEHFKAHRNDPDALASLLLQKSRHVASVQPTVAQLRELLAPYLDAANLFAPHEPDAKLPRTIRCDVFVARRNLPVHGSSTEMGDLRLRIAETLAARYRAVYSAVPHIMWVTEFPLFTRADQEKQELVQGRWSSSHHPFTAPAAQDVPRLLDALRSAPPDATAIASIHGQHYDLVLNGMEIAGGSVRIHDPALQEAIFRSVLDLSDEETHRFAHLLHALKCGAPPHAGIAIGFDRFMAILCGTSSIRDVIAFPKSSSGADPLFASPAPLEEGPANEMTGQLAAYGLKRAT from the coding sequence ATGCGTTTACCGCGCCAAGTGTCGAAACAGCTGGCCTTTGTTCCGCTTCAGGACGCGTCCGGGACGATCCAGCTAAAGCTGAGCGGTGACGACAGTGTGCTggaagcgatgcgctctACCCCCTTAGAGAGTGTCATTTCCGTTCGCGGCACCGTCCAGGCGCGTGCCGACGCGGTGAAAAATGCGAAGATGCGCACCGGCGACGTCGAGGTGCACGTCACCGACTGGCAGCTACTAAATGCAGCGGAAGCAGCGCTCCCATTTTACCCCACGCAGTGCCACGATACCAACCTTCCCAAAGAAAGCCTCCGCGCGCGCTATCGGTACCTCGATTTGCGGCGCGTTGCACTCGCTGAAAATATCCGGCGCCGaagccgcgtcgcgcacgcagcgcgctgttTTTTGCACAGCCGCTACTTTACCGAAATTGAGACACCGGTGCtcttgcgctccacgccagaaggcgcgcgcgagtttCTTAGTCCCACGCGCGTTCcccaaggcacgccgccgtcgtTTTATGCACTACAGCAATCACCCCAGCAGCCAAAACAGCTGCTCATGGCGTCTGGCGTGACGGACCGCTACTTTCAATTTGCAAAATGCTTTCGCGATGAGGATGGGCGCAAAGACCGGCAGCCCGAATTCACTCAAATTGATGTGGAAATGAGTTTCGTTGCAGGtgcagacgccgcgccgtggcggATCGGCGGTGCAGAAGTGCGTGATACCGTGGAAGGGCTCGTGCATGCAATGTGGGACGCTGCAGAGATGCAGGAAAGACTTCCACACTCGTTTCCTGTCTATACATATACCCAAGTCATGTCCACGTACGGATCCGACAAACCAGACCTGCGCTTTGGCCTTTCGATTGCAGAAGCCGCGCGGGACTTAGAGGCcgagcaagcgctcgaTCTGCTTGTCCTTCCGCACACGACACTCGCCGATGGATCGACACTGAAATTGTCCGCGCGCGAGATTAGCGCATTACTCCAGCGGAAAGACGGGACCCGCTCGGAGATTGAGCATTTCAAGGCGCACCGCAATGACCCAGATGCACTTGCTTCTCTTCTCTTGCAAAAATCGCGGCATGTTGCGTCGGTACAGCCCACTGTAGCGCAACTGCGCGAATTGCTCGCGCCTTATCTCGATGCTGCGAACCTATTTGCGCCACACGAGCCAGACGCAAAACTGCCGCGGACAATACGATGCGACGttttcgtcgcgcggcgcaactTGCCCGTCCACGGAAGCAGCACCGAGATGGGTGACCTGCGGCTCCGGATTGCAGAGacactcgccgcgcgataTCGTGCCGTATACAGTGCTGTACCACATATCATGTGGGTGACAGAGTTTCCTTTGTTCACACGCGCCGATCAGGAGAAGCAGGAACTTGTGCAAGGCcgctggagcagctcgcacCATCCGTTTACCGCACCTGCGGCACAAGATGTGCCGCGATTGCTCGATGCCCTGCGCTCCGCACCGCCTGACGCGACGGCAATTGCCTCGATTCACGGGCAGCATTATGATCTAGTGTTGAACGGCATGGAAATTGCGGGGGGCAGTGTACGTATTCATGATCCAGCCTTACAAGAGGCCATTTTCCGGTCTGTCTTGGACCTTAGCGACGAAGAAACGCACCGTTTTGCACATTTGCTGCACGCACTAAagtgcggtgcgccgccgcatgcTGGGATTGCGATTGGGTTTGACCGGTTTATGGCGATCCTGTGTGGGACGAGTTCGATCCGCGACGTGATTGCCTTTCCAAAGAGTAGCTCGGGCGCGGATCCTTTGTTCGCAAGtcccgcgccgctcgaaGAAGGACCGGCAAATGAAATGACTGGGCAGCTCGCGGCGTATGGACTAAAAAGAGCGACATAG
- a CDS encoding uncharacterized protein (EggNog:ENOG503P5UH; COG:S), with amino-acid sequence MTNRKVDGNENAKVLYKADPNSSDEFVVLVNPDMYSQWQTDKSIPLADVVSTFQVMRTVHGAQGFDGEASKQQLHSAFGVERADEAIPIILERGHLQNANLTDMTGRHDRDSSKRQQRH; translated from the exons ATGACGAACCGCAAAGTAGACGGCAACGAAAATGCCAAGGTGCTGTACAAG GCTGACCCCAACTCGTCCGACGAGTTTGTGGTGCTTGTGAACCCCGACATGTACAGCCAATGGCAAACGGACAAGTCCATTCCCCTGGCCGATGTCGTGTCGACTTTCCAGGTTATGCGGACTGTTCATGGCGCACAGGGCTTTGACGGCGAGGCGTCGAAGCAACAGCTGCATAGCGCGTTTGGCGTCGAGCGTGCGGACGAAGCAATCCCGATCATTCTCGAGAGGGGCCATCTCCAGAACGCGAACTTGACCGACATGACCGGCAGGCACGACCGCGACTCGTCCAAGCGTCAGCAGCGCCACTAA
- the PRP46 gene encoding pre-mRNA-splicing factor prp46 (EggNog:ENOG503NVRR; BUSCO:EOG09262KUJ; COG:A), with product METEHGAPLRGLAELAERSAKRTRLVYARTVLKTPGVESDPALRAYFSTKIAREYGDVQILPDVIRAQQGATATPRSKAKDTGASMEMAHVLDTLESERGIGPTAAPSASDGTVSVRAAFAAKPRSESQLESALIGTSDANHAADGQSMLSRALQRKKELARREAQPTPHPQWKLMRVISGHLGWVRCMAVEPNNQWFATGAGDRMIKLWDMASGQLKLSLTGHISTVRGLAISARHPYMFSAGEDKLVKCWDLETNKVVRQYYGHLSGIYALGLHPTLDVVVTAGRDACARVWDIRTKAQVHVLSGHRGTVASVLCQEAEPQVITGSMDATVKLWDLASGRCTNTLTQHKKSVRALALAPHEYTFASGSAGGRNIKRWRCPEGTLLNNMTNEGIVNTLAVNPDGVLFSGTDTGSIRFFDYDTGVPFQSIEDIVQPGSLDAEAGVFCSTFDQTGTRLLTGGADKTIKVYREV from the coding sequence ATGGAGAcggagcacggcgcgccgctgcgtgggCTGGCAGAGCTGGCAGAGCGGAGTGCGAAGCGCACACGGCTTGTTTACGCACGCACAGTGCTCAAGACACCTGGCGTGGAGAGCGACCCTGCTTTGCGTGCGTATTTCTCGACAAAAATAGCGCGCGAATACGGCGACGTGCAAATTTTGCCCGACGTCAttcgtgcgcagcaaggcgcCACAGCGACGCCCCGGAGCAAGGCAAAAGATACGGGCGCAAGTATGGAAATGGCGCATGTGCTCGATACACTCGAGTCGGAGCGTGGAATCGGTCCGAcggccgcgccgagcgccagCGACGGTACGGTAtcggtgcgcgccgcttttgcggcCAAACCACGCAGTGAATCGCAGCTTGAGTCGGCGCTGATCGGCACAAGTGATGCAAACCATGCTGCCGACGGCCAATCGATGCTGAGCCGTGCCCTCCAGCGGAAAAAAGAACTTGCACGGCGGGAGGCGCAACCGACGCCCCATCCCCAATGGAAGCTCATGCGCGTCATTTCTGGCCACCTTGGCtgggtgcgctgcatggccGTGGAGCCAAACAACCAGTGGTTTGCGACCGGTGCTGGCGACAGAATGATTAAACTGTGGGATATGGCGTCTGGCCAGCTGAAACTTTCGCTTACCGGCCACATTTCCACAGTGCGTGGCCTGGCAATCAGTGCACGGCACCCGTACATGTTTTCTGCAGGCGAAGATAAGCTGGTCAAGTGCTGGGATCTTGAGACGAACAAGGTCGTGCGCCAGTACTACGGCCATCTCTCGGGAATTTACGCACTTGGACTGCACCCCACGCTCGATGTGGTAGTCACAGCAGGCAGAGATGCTTGTGCGCGTGTCTGGGATATCCGGACCAAGGCTCAAGTTCATGTCTTGAGTGGGCATCGTGGCACTGTAGCGAGTGTGCTCTGCCAAGAAGCCGAGCCGCAAGTAATTACAGGCAGTATGGACGCAACGGTCAAGCTCTGGGACTTGGCGTCGGGGCGGTGCACCAATACACTTACCCAGCACAAGAAATCTGTGCGTGCACtagcacttgcgccgcatgagTATACGTTTGCGTCGGGAAGTGCGGGTGGGCGCAATATCAAGCGGTGGCGGTGCCCCGAAGGAACGCTGCTGAACAACATGACAAACGAAGGGATTGTGAATACGCTTGCCGTCAACCCGGACGGTGTGCTGTTTTCCGGGACGGATACAGGGTCTATACGGTTCTTTGATTACGATACAGGGGTCCCTTTTCAGTCTATCGAAGATATCGTGCAGCCCGGCTCGCTCGATGCCGAGGCTGGGGTTTTCTGCTCTACGTTTGACCAGACAGGCACGCGACTGCTTACAGGCGGCGCGGATAAGACAATCAAGGTTTACCGCGAAGTGTAG
- the VPS70 gene encoding glutamate carboxypeptidase II (MEROPS:MER0015691; TransMembrane:1 (i33-51o); COG:O; COG:P; EggNog:ENOG503NUU3), which produces MQASKQAAFHAEMAKEQDMYAYVKQESIPRSRYRAALLGLAAACLLFWQLVMHASSSTYMNTCHSGTDFDVESAFLQIPRAANIRAALKRYTAIPHLAGDRADLLSAERNIEEWSALLGLPNVENATQQIVDAGTHASRDLMEGKHEAKARVWADTYSVWLDEPQHASLALFDGEEPVWEAKLAEDVLEDDPYSAHGVPPFHGFAASGNVRGELVFVGAGRKSDFDMLAEHGIDVRGKIVLLRYGHVFRGLKVRAAQEAGAAGVLIYSDPLEDGKVTEANGYEPYPQGPARHPSSIERGSVTALSLYPGDPSTPGWPSYRNTTRLSLEEADVMPRIPSLPISYRNAQSLLQKLEGRGKRAAEIHDQMPGALPNLTYWTGPSTECVHLDTKSELHTRDIWNVYAVIPGELDDERIVLGNHRDAWTFGAADPSSGTAIFHDIVRGFGALLAKGWRPKRTIVLASWDGEESGLMGSTEFGEDFVAHIRDKVAMYVNVDMAVSGSKLSARASPSLQALTQGAVRDTYATPLEEIRPLGSGSDFTVFVQRHGIASADIGFKRTSEDPVYHYHSNYDSFTWMETFGDPGFTRHEVMAKTVGLMALRAAQPAFLPLDLVAFGDALQEYYTKLTEIAAKSDVALPDLQDIELGIDEVRRAAATFAEYRTSVAHALETVHAKALPTTLRAVQEVNTKLKQFERIFLSEHGLEYRPWYRNLVVAPGRWLGYGATTFPGVTESITLDGGNGTAYEVKRLIAALYGAAHWLKS; this is translated from the coding sequence atgcaggcATCGAAGCAAGCAGCGTTCCACGCAGAAATGGCTAAGGAGCAGGATATGTATGCATACGTGAAGCAGGAATCCATTCCTCGCTCACGGTATCGCGCTGCCCTGCTTGGCCTGGCTGCCGCGTGCCTCCTCTTTTGGCAGCTTGTTATGCACGCATCCTCGAGCACCTACATGAACACATGCCATTCCGGCACCGACTTTGATGTAGAGTCCGCGTTTCTCCAAATTCCCCGAGCCGCGAACATCCGCGCGGCACTGAAGCGCTACACGGCAATTCCTCACCTCGCAGGCGATCGCGCCGACCTGCTTTctgccgagcgcaacaTTGAGGAATGGTCTGCACTGCTGGGGCTGCCCAACGTCGAGAATGCGACCCAGCAGATCGTGGATGCGGGCACGCATGCAAGTCGTGATTTGATGGAAGGGAAACACGAAGCAAAGGCGCGTGTATGGGCCGACACCTACTCGGTATGGCTCGACGAGCCGCAGCATGCATCCCTCGCACTGTTCGACGGCGAAGAGCCCGTATGGGAGGCCAAGCTTGCAGAAGATGTACTTGAAGACGATCCATACAGTGCCCACGGCGTGCCGCCTTTCCACGGCTTTGCTGCCTCTGGAAatgtgcgcggcgagcttgtGTTTgtcggcgctgggcgcaaaTCGGACTTTGATATGCTGGCAGAGCACGGAAtcgacgtgcgcggcaagatTGTTCTTCTCCGCTACGGCCACGTCTTTCGCGGACTAAaagtgcgcgctgcacaagaggcaggcgctgcaggcgtGCTCATCTATTCCGATCCACTCGAAGACGGCAAGGTGACCGAAGCGAATGGCTACGAACCCTATCCCCAAGGCCCTGCGCGCCATCCAAGcagcatcgagcgcggGTCCGTCACAGCTCTCTCACTCTACCCTGGCGATCCATCCACGCCAGGCTGGCCGTCCTACCGGAACACCACGCGGCTTTCGCTGGAAGAGGCAGACGTCATGCCGCGCATTCCGTCGCTTCCCATCTCGTACCGCAACGCGCAGAGCCTCTTGCAAAAGCTCGAGGGCCGCGGCAAGCGTGCCGCTGAGATCCATGACCAGATGCCCGGCGCACTGCCCAACTTGACGTACTGGACAGGCCCAAGCACAGAGTGCGTGCACCTCGACACAAAGTCGGAGCTCCACACGCGCGATATCTGGAACGTGTATGCGGTCATTCCCGGCGAGCTGGATGACGAGCGGATCGTGTTGGGAAACCATCGCGACGCATGGACgtttggcgctgcagacccTTCGTCCGGTACGGCCATCTTTCACGATATTGTGCGTGGATTCGGCGCGTTGCTTGCCAAGGGGTGGCGGCCTAAGCGCACCATTGTGCTGGCCAGTTGGGACGGCGAAGAATCGGGGCTGATGGGCTCCACCGAGTTTGGCGAGGACTTTGTAGCGCATATTCGGGACAAGGTCGCCATGTACGTGAATGTGGACATGGCAGTAAGCGGGAGCAAGCTGagtgcgcgtgcatcgcccTCGCTGCAAGCACTCACGCAGGGTGCAGTCAGGGATACGTATGCCACGCCGCTGGAAGAAATCCGGCCGCTTGGGTCCGGGTCTGATTTTACCGTGTTTGTCCAGCGCCATGGGATTGCTTCCGCGGACATTGGGTTCAAACGGACGAGCGAGGATCCTGTGTACCACTACCACTCGAACTACGACTCCTTTACTTGGATGGAGACTTTTGGCGACCCGGGATTCACGCGACACGAAGTCATGGCCAAAACGGTTGGGCTcatggcgctgcgtgcggcacaaCCGGCCTTCCTTCCGCTGGACCTTGTTGCATTTGGGGATGCATTGCAGGAGTATTATACCAAGCTCACAGAAATAGCCGCCAAGTCGGACGTGGCGCTGCCGGATCTGCAGGACATTGAGCTAGGGATCGACGaggtgcgccgtgcggcgGCTACATTTGCCGAGTATCGTACGAGCGTCGCACATGCGCTCGAAACTGTGCACGCCAAGGCACTGCCTacgacgctgcgtgccgtACAGGAGGTGAATACAAAGCTCAAGCAGTTTGAGCGCATTTTCCTGAGCGAGCATGGACTCGAGTACCGGCCGTGGTACCGCAACCTTGTCGTTGCGCCCGGCCGGTGGTTGGGGTACGGCGCAACGACATTCCCAGGAGTTACAGAGAGCATTACGCTTGACGGAGGGAACGGAACCGCGTACGAAGTCAAGCGGCTTATTGCAGCGCTCTATGGTGCTGCACATTGGCTCAAGTCATGA
- the PRE5 gene encoding proteasome endopeptidase complex (BUSCO:EOG09264441; COG:O; EggNog:ENOG503NW5C; MEROPS:MER0000549): MFRNSTYDSDNTVFSPQGRLHQVEYALEAVKQGAAVVGLRSKTHAVLVALKRAPSELADYQRKMLKIDQHIGVGFAGLTSDARVLSNYMRQLALSSRLTYARALPISRLMSALADRAQLNTMQYGKRPYGVGFLVMGVDDTGPHLYEFNPTGNCFEYYAMSLGARSQSAKTYLERHYDAFPDADRDELILHGLRALRETVPQGKALEIAAVSVATVGPGADADLESSAVRSGQKYTLTEGDALQTWFERLGPTEREQAASARAAAGDAQGADAPSDANEPPEQPMDEQ, translated from the exons ATG TTCCGCAA CAGCACGTACGATAGTGATAACACGGTGTTCTCGCCGCAGGGCCGACTCCACCAGGTCGAGTACGCTCTGGAGGCGGTGAAGCAAGGCGCCGCGGTCGTCggcctgcgcagcaagacgcACGCGGTGCTTGTCGCACTGAAGCGTGCGCCTTCTGAGCTTGCAGACTACCAGCGCAAGATGCTTAAGATTGACCAGCACATTGGCGTGGGCTTTGCGGGCCTGAccagcgatgcgcgcgtgctgaGCAACTATATGCGCCAACTCGCGCTCAGCTCGCGGCTCACATACGCGCGAGCGCTCCCTATCTCGCGACTGATGAGCGCACTTGCCGATCGTGCACAGCTGAATACGATGCAGTACGGCAAGCGACCGTACGGTGTAGGCTTCCTTGTGATGGGCGTCGACGACACAGGCCCGCACCTGTACGAATTCAACCCGACCGGCAACTGCTTCGAGTACTATGCAATGAGTCTTGGTGCACGAAGTCAGAGCGCAAAGACCTACTTGGAGCGCCACTATGACGCGTTTCCCGATGCGgaccgcgacgagctgaTTCTGCATGGTCTGCGTGCGTTGCGCGAGACCGTGCCGCAaggcaaggcgctcgagatTGCCGCAGTGTCTGTCGCGACTGTTGGGCCCGGTGCAGACGCGGACCTCGAGTCCTCTGCCGTGCGTTCCGGCCAAAAGTACACCTTGACCGAgggcgatgcactgcagaCATGGTTTGAGCG CTTGGGTCCCACAGAACGCGAGCAGGCTGCATctgcgcgtgccgcagcgggcgatgcacagGGCGCAGATGCACCAAGCGACGCGAACGAGCCTCCGGAGCAGCCCATGGACGAGCAGTAG
- a CDS encoding uncharacterized protein (COG:U; EggNog:ENOG503P7F5): MDWTRGSGRMWALPLLSVALAVLLAVLVSRYSRSGHVELVAAKPRNARRRVVLLGVGEAGKTSVFLYKTLGVAPQTAISQRVNTGDLPACDRVAAIRLVDVPGHARLRNAVHTQLDNVDAIVFCVDASVASRGSAASIGANRAEDLHGALVECVDFIHETLRALAQKCRKGLPAPAVQVLFTRADLSPLFAERAMLKDQKRRAQLLARCRRGLEFALASRRTARGLQGVDGRSARVTIEGIGAVEDVRDSVVARVQRMCTPVLRAVPFLRWAAPLEDERIAPELHPTRRGHNVEAGAGHKQSNELAMDYVRTDVRQAGEELLVHLDARVVRDGGVTWGIASIDTSDAGWMPGKAAAEIGDLDQWLETL; this comes from the coding sequence ATGGACTGGACGCGTGGAAGCGGGCGGATGTGGGCGCTTCCGTTGTTGTCggtggcgcttgcggtgcTGCTTGCGGTGCTTGTATCGCGGTATTCAAGATCTGGCCATGTGGAACTCGTTGCTGCAAAGCcacgcaatgcacgccgccgagTTGTGTtgctcggcgtcggcgaggCAGGCAAGACGAGCGTGTTTCTGTACAAGACGCTCGGGgtcgcgccgcagacgGCAATTTCGCAGCGCGTCAATACTGGCGATTTGCCTGCGTGCGATCGCGTGGCGGCGATACGGCTAGTCGATGTGCCGGGCCATGCGCGACTTCGCAACGCCGTACATACGCAGCTCGATAACGTCGATGCGATTGTGTTTTGCGTGGATGCGAGTGTCGCAAGTCgcggaagcgccgcatcgatCGGCGCAAACCGTGCCGAGGatttgcacggcgcactcGTAGAGTGTGTCGATTTTATACATGAGAccttgcgtgcgctcgctcAAAAATGCCGCAAAGGGCTGCCGGCACCGGCGGTCCAGGTGCTGTTCACGCGTGCGGACCTTTCGCCTTTGTTTGCGgagcgcgcaatgcttAAGGATCAGAAGCGCAGGGCACAGCTGCTGGCACGGTGCCGCCGTGGGCTCGAatttgcgcttgcgtcgcgccgcaccgcacgTGGTTTGCAGGGCGTGGACGGCAGGAGTGCGCGGGTCACCATTGAAGGCATTGGCGCCGTGGAAGATGTACGCGATTCGGTCGTTGCGCGGGTACAGCGCATGTGTACGCcagtgctgcgcgctgtgccgttcctgcgctgggcggcgccgctggaagATGAACGCATCGCCCCGGAGCTGCACCCAACGCGGCGTGGGCATAATGTCGAGGCGGGTGCGGGGCATAAGCAGTCGAATGAGCTAGCTATGGACTATGTCCGCACAGATGTGCGACAGGCAGGCGAAGAGCTGCTTGTGCACCTGGATGCGCGAGTCGTGCGTGATGGAGGCGTCACGTGGGGAATCGCGAGCATCGATACGAGCGATGCGGGCTGGATGCCGGggaaagcggcggcggagaTTGGCGACCTTGACCAGTGGCTCGAGACGCTGTAG
- the ERB1 gene encoding Ribosome biogenesis protein erb1 (EggNog:ENOG503NU5U; COG:J; BUSCO:EOG092612LP) — translation MAKRAGTVRSTVRERRGSVQDRKRAAPGALPARTNVPRVASEPALDMLRDGALEMGEEMEETEAEASDAEASDAEAFPEIDRGDEEEEEEEEEEEEENDKDFFSGFDSSDLEHWDEADDAVHGDGHTTTDDSDVEEGDAALARMLARERAKPSESDVTTNKLGIDTRNAVRFYDADRNDDGSFRPQVVRSHITGEDRLVYPPIEPNYDSDSSTEETENRIGNVPLAWYDDLPHVGYDINGKRVLRPAHGDELDKFLDTVEGDGDAWFSAKDKTSGKDVRLSDEELDIIQRLQRAEIPLDAYDPYEPATDWFTRHESVMPLTARPEPKARFVPSKWEHKKVMKIVRAIRQGRIVAHAPGKEKPPFYNIWHDTDAPAADHVMRMPAPKLPPPSHVESYNPPEEYLFNDEERAEWEAAEPEDRKLSFVPAKYASLRQVPGFDAALQERFQRCLDLYMAPRVHRKRIEVEDAEALLPQLPAPRELRPFPVHADVWYPHAARVRTCAADPTGAWLLTGAEDGLVRLWDTAIGRCISTWDMNVGVPKGDHGPVYSVQWCPLRQYALAAVASVGRVVLLAPPAAAGAPQSSASFAYASAAFANAADSQGAVRWTRPSESERAVGICACIQLAAPRAGGGSAPLVAKQLRWHGRGDYFATVCPEAGTTSNTVLIHQVSTHRSQAPFKHDKRKRSAAYAVQCVVFHPSRPLLFVATQRYVRIFDLVRQTLHKTLQPGVRWISCMDVHPSGEHLLVGSYDRRVLWFDLDLSERPYKTLRYHTRAIRSVAFHPRYPLFATGADDGTVHVYHGTVYSDLLQNALLVPLKVLRGHSVQEALGVLSLMWHPTLPWLFSAGADGDVRLWTP, via the coding sequence ATGGCGAAACGTGCAGGGACGGTGCGTAGCACGGTACGGGAGCGTCGCGGTTCTGTGCAGGATCGAaagcgtgcagcgccgggTGCTTTGCCGGCACGCACAAATGTCCCGCGTGTAGCCAGCGAGCCTGCACTGGacatgctgcgcgatggcgCACTGGAGATGGGAGAAGAAATGGAGGAAACGGAAGCGGAAGCGTCCGATGCAGAAGCGTCCGATGCAGAAGCGTTTCCTGAGATAGACAGAGGAgacgaagaggaggaggaggaggaggaagaagaagaagaggaaaACGACAAAGACTTTTTTTCTGGCTTCGACAGTTCCGACCTCGAGCACTGGGACGAGGCTGATGACGCGGTGCATGGCGACGGGCATACCACCACCGACGACTCCGACGTGGAAGAAGGAGACGCTGCTCtggcgcgcatgcttgcgcgcgagcgcgcaaaACCGAGCGAGTCTGATGTCACTACCAACAAGCTCGGAATCGATACGCGCAACGCGGTGCGCTTCTACGACGCGGACCGCAACGACGACGGCTCATTCCGCCCCCAAGTCGTCCGCTCGCACATCACTGGCGAAGACAGACTGGTCTATCCCCCCATTGAGCCCAACTACGACAGCGACTCAAGCACCGAAGAGACCGAGAACCGGATCGGAAACGTGCCGCTCGCATGGTACGACGACCTTCCTCACGTGGGGTACGATATCAacggcaagcgcgtgctgcgccccGCACACGGGGACGAGCTAGACAAGTTTCTCGATACCGTCGaaggcgacggcgacgcatGGTTCTCTGCCAAAGACAAGACCAGCGGCAAAGACGTGCGATTGtccgacgaggagctcgacaTTATCCAGCGCCTCCAGCGTGCCGAGATTCCCCTGGACGCGTACGATCCGTACGAGCCCGCAACCGATTGGTTCACGCGGCACGAAAGCGTCATGCCGCTCACAGCGCGTCCCGAGCCCAAGGCGCGGTTCGTGCCCAGCAAGTGGGAGCACAAGAAAGTCATGAAAATTGTCCGAGCGATCCGCCAAGGTCGAATCGTCGCTCACGCCCCTGGCAAAGAAAAGCCCCCCTTTTACAATATATGGCACGATACGGATGCGCCTGCCGCGGATCATGTCATGCGCATGCCTGCACCGAAACTGCCGCCGCCTTCGCACGTCGAGTCGTACAATCCTCCCGAAGAGTACCTCTTTAatgacgaggagcgcgccgagtggGAGGCTGCCGAGCCAGAGGACCGCAAACTTTCTTTTGTCCCAGCCAAGTACGCCTCGCTCCGCCAGGTGCCGGGCTTTGATGCGGCACTACAGGAGCGAttccagcgctgcttggacCTGTACATGGCACCTCGTGTgcaccgcaagcgcatcgaaGTCGAGgatgccgaggcgctcctACCGCAgcttccagcgccgcgcgaacTGCGGCCTTTTCCGGTGCATGCAGACGTTTGGTACCCTCAtgcagcgcgtgtgcgGACATGTGCTGCCGATCCGACTGGTGCGTGGCTTTTGACGGGTGCGGAGGATGGCTTGGTACGGCTATGGGATACTGCAATAGGTCGGTGCATCTCTACGTGGGACATGAACGTGGGTGTACCGAAAGGCGATCATGGGCCGGTGTATAGTGTCCAGTGGTGTCCGCTGCGCCAGTATGCACTGGCGGCCGTTGCCTCGGTCGGACGCGTggtgctgcttgcgccgcccgcggcAGCTGGCGCACCCCAAAGCTCTGCATCGTTTGCGTatgcgagcgctgcatttgccaACGCGGCAGATTCACAAGGCGCGGTCCGCTGGACGCGGCCGTCGGAGTCAGAGCGAGCTGTAGGGatctgtgcgtgcattcagcttgccgcgccgcgcgccggcggcggtaGTGCACCGCTCGTTGCCAAACAGCTCCGGTGGCACGGGCGTGGCGACTACTTTGCAACGGTATGCCCCGAAGCAGGCACCACAAGCAACACTGTCCTGATCCACCAGGTATcgacgcaccgctcgcAAGCACCGTTTAAGCACGATAAGCGGAAACGGAGCGCTGCGTACGCCGTGCAGTGCGTCGTATTCCATCCGTCGCGCCCGTTGCTGTTTGTCGCGACACAGCGCTACGTCCGTATCTTTGATCTGGTCCGGCAGACACTGCACAAGACATTGCAGCCAGGTGTGCGCTGGATCAGCTGCATGGACGTGCATCCCAGTGGCGAGCATTTGCTGGTCGGTTCGTACGACCGCCGTGTCCTCTGGTTCGATCTTGATCTGAGCGAGCGGCCGTACAAGACATTGCGGTAtcacacgcgcgcgattcgCAGCGTTGCCTTCCACCCGCGGTACCCCTTGTTTGCCACAGGGGCGGACGACGGCACAGTGCATGTATACCACGGCACGGTGTACTCGGATCTCTTGCAaaatgcgctgctcgtcccGCTCAAGGTGCTGCGTGGGCATTCGgtgcaagaggcgctgggcgtgcTGAGCCTAATGTGGCATCCTACCCTTCCCTGGCTATTTAGTGCAGGCGCGGACGGCGACGTGCGACTTTGGACTCCATAG